The sequence below is a genomic window from Methylotuvimicrobium sp. KM2.
ATCGGTGGAATTATCAGCATGGTTGTCGACATGGTCGTCAAAAAGGCAGTTCCCAAGATCGTTTCAATGTTTATACCGGGTGCCGGTTTCATATCGGCTATTTTGTCCATTTACGATCTAGTGATGGTCGTCGTGCAGAAATTGTCGAAAATCGCCCAGGTCGGTGCCGCATTCATCGGTTCGATCGTACAAATCGCCGCCGGCAACATCGGTGCGGCGGCCAAACGCGTCGAATCGGTACTGGCCGGCATGTTGTCGCTGGCGATCAGTTTTCTCGCCGGCTTCGCAGGTTTCGGCAAAGTCGCCGATAAAGTCATGGGCGTGATCAATAAAGTTCGCGTGCCGATTGATAAGGCGTTGGATAAGTTGATTGGCTGGATTGTAGGTAGGGCTAAGGCATTATTTGCCAAATTGCTAGGGAAGAACGGTACGGACGCTCGTACTCCCGAGCAAAAAAAGGAGGCTCTAAACAAAGCATTAAATGAAGCGGAGGTTCTCCAAAAGAAACCTAATATAACAGTATCTGAAATTCGTAAAGGATTACCTGCGATCAAATCAAAGTATAATTTGGGTTCGCTTGGCCTGGTCATTGATAGTGAGTCAGATAGTAAAAAAACTGTGCATATTAGTGGGAAAGTAAATCCGGATGGAAAGACAGCCTCGTCTGAGTTGAGTGTTGAAGAAGATGGTGATATGAAATCCTTCAAAATTCCCAGGCCTAGGGGTTTTACAGTAGAAACGGCTAAAGCGCTAAATCCCTCCGACATTAATCTCAAAGAGGCTAAGTTAGATAGACGCCACATCATTTCTTCAAAGGATATGGCCGAGCACTATGAAACGACGCTGTTTGCTCAGCAAAAATGGTCAAAGGCAAAGGAATTACTAGAGAAAAAAAGCGAAACTGTCGGCAAACCCTTATCGAACGAAGCTATCGAAGCAACGGCAAAAAGTCGTCACTATAGGTTTTTTAACGATTTACATAATTTATTTCTTGGTCCAAGAGGAAAAAACCGAGCACTTGGACGCCGTGTGGATACAGGGTCCGATTTAGAGGTGCCGCTTCTGACGGAGCAAGGTCTGCAAGAACATTTGGAATATGTTGGAAGTAAGTGGGCACTAGACGGAAGTTTTAAGCCTACCATGCAATAGTAAAGAGTCTATGATTACAAACTATGACTGATAATAATGATAACCTCGGTAAAATCCTGGAAGATATTGGCTTGCAACCTGAACCCATCGAATACGGGTCTTTTCATATTGATTTTGGACCTCCGTATCTGCCTATCTCAACAGGTTTCGCAGCGATAACTGAAACTAAGCAATTTATTTTCTATTTGAATTTTGGTTTTCATGTGTCGCCTGAACGACGAATTGACGTTTTACGCTGTGTTAGTCGCGCTAATTGGGGATTGATAATAGGGAATTTTGAGTTCGACATGGACGACGGACACCTTCGTTTTAAGTCAAGTGTTGACCTTGATGGCGTTGACTTGATTGATTCCTTGATACGCAACGCAATTTTGGGCGCGATGAAAGCTGTTGAAACACATTCCGAATCGTTGAT
It includes:
- a CDS encoding YbjN domain-containing protein codes for the protein MTDNNDNLGKILEDIGLQPEPIEYGSFHIDFGPPYLPISTGFAAITETKQFIFYLNFGFHVSPERRIDVLRCVSRANWGLIIGNFEFDMDDGHLRFKSSVDLDGVDLIDSLIRNAILGAMKAVETHSESLIKTAIPR